Genomic window (Nitrosophilus kaiyonis):
AAGTAAAAGTCAATTTTTATGAATTTGAATATGGTTATAATTTTGATTTGGATAATAAACTATCTTTTAATCTTGTTAAATATAAAAATAATCAAAATGAACTTTCTCCAGATATACAAATTTTTTTAAGAGTGTTTAATAAAATAGAAGATTTTTATCTATATAATGAACTTTCATATAAAAACTCATATTTTTATAATAATCAAAAGATTGATAGTTCTTTGGATTTTACTTCATCAATAAAATATTTTATAAATAAAGATTTATCTATTGGACTTAGAGGAGAGAATATATTAAATAAAGGTTTTAAACAAGCATATCGAAAAACAGCAAATATTTATCCTGTATTTGATCATAGATTTATTTTTAATATGGAGTATACATTTTGAAAAAGTTTTTTTTAATTATATTAATTTTTTTTAATCTTTTTGCATCTGTAGAAAATATCGAAAGAGAAATATACTCAACTATTATAAAATCGATATTTCCTAAAAAAGAGACAGTTAAAATTTGGGTTGATGATAATAAAAAAGTTTCAATATTTAAAAAAATAGATTTTGCAAAAATAACAGATAATTATGAAAACTCTGATATTTTATTTATTTTCCATGAAAAGAGTTTAAAAGATATAAAAACAGATAAGATTATTATATTTGTTGGTAAATACTCTTTAATAAAAAATTATCAAAATAGAGTTATCGGTGGTTTTTTTTGGCAAAAAGGAAGACCAAACATAATCTTTTTAAGAAAAAATCTTCAAAAATTTAATATTTCTCTTCCAAAAGAATTTAACAAATATATAGAGGATAGAGTTTGAGACATATTTATAAAGTGTTGGCAATTTTAATTGCATTTATATCTATTCTCATTGTCTATTTATATATTTCAACTTTCACAATAGAAAAAGGTTTAACTAATAAATTAAATACTCTTTTTTTAAAACATGTAAAAGATACTGCAAATAACATAAATCTTTTTATTAAAAATTATTATGCCAATAACCTTTATCAAGAGTTAAAAGAAGATAAAAAACTAAGAGATTTTCTTCAAAATGCTCTAACTTTGAGTGTATCTTATCCAAATAGATATGTATATATACTATATAGAGACAAAAAAGGAAAATATAGATATCTTCTTGATGGAAGTAAAGAAGATAAAGGTGAATTTGATCAAAAACTTGATGTTGATAAAAAAGAGTGGGATTTAGTTTATAAAACAAAAAAAGATAAAGTTATACAACATAGAAATTCTGAATTTTTATATATAACTTACCTAAAACCTATTGTAAAGAATGGCAATGTAGATGGAATAATTGCTATAGATTTTACAAGTGATTTTCCAAAAACAATTTCAGATATATTGTCTCCTCTAAAACAGATTTTTTCATATATTTTTATTACCTTTTTTATAATTTTTTTAATTTTAATTTATCAATTTTATCTATATTATAAAACAAAAAAATTAGCAATAATTGATCCTTTAACGGAAGCTTATAATAGAACATACTTAAGAGATTTTTTGAATAGTTTTGACCCAAATAAATACTCTATACTTATGGTTGATATAGACCATTTTAAAAAGATAAATGATAATTATGGCCACAAAGTAGGCGATATAGTATTAAGAGAGTTTTCAACTATAGTCAAAAGAATTTTAAGAGATAGCGATATTATAATAAGGTATGGAGGGGAAGAGTTTTTAATATTTTTAAATAAAGAAAATAGTAGTATAGATCCAATAAAAATTGCAGAGAGGATTAGAGAAACTTTTGAAAAAACCTCTTTTAATATTAATAAAAAAAATAGAATAAATATAACAGTTTCAATTGGTGTTATATCATATCCTGAAAAGTATAAAAAAGTTACAGATGCGATAAAAAAAGCTGATGAAATGCTATATATAGCTAAAAAAAGTGGTAGAAACAAAATAATTCAAGACGAAAATAGTAATTTTATAAAAATAGTAGATAAAGATATAAATTTCGTAAAAGAGGCAATTGAGGAAAATAGAATCATTCTTCATTACCAACCAATATATGACATAATCAATAATAAAATCAAAAGCTACGAAGCATTAGTTAGATTAATTGATACTGATGGAACAGTTATCTATCCAAATAGTTTTTTAAGACAAATTGCTTTTACTACAGTTTATAATAATTTAACAAAAAAAATCCTTGAAATAGTATTTGAAACAATTAAAAAAACTCAAAAAACAATAAGTATAAATTTAAATTTTTCTGATATACAGGATAATAAAATCTTTAACATAATTGAAAATGAGATAAAAAAAAATATAAAATTGGCAAATTATCTAATTATTGAACTTTTAGAAAATGAAGCTTTAAGTGAAGAGAAAAATTTATCCAATAAACTTTTAAAACTTAAAAAATATGGAGTAAATATTGCAATTGATGATTTTGGAAGTGGATATTCAAATTTTGGCATATTTAGATATTTACCGATAGATATTTTAAAAATAGATGGGTCATTAATAAAAGAGATAAATAGCTCAAAAATATCTTTTTCTATTGTTAATTCAATAGTTTTTTTCGCCAAAGAAGCAAATATAGAAATTGTTGCAGAATTTGTTGAAAATGAAAATATTTTAAACACTTTAAAAAATTTAAATATAAAATATGCACAGGGGTATCTATTAGGAAAACCTCAACCTCAAATCATAGGATAAAAAATGCTTGCTTTAAGATTTTATGGACAAAGAGATATTAGACTTGAAAATATCCCAAAACCTAAACCAAAAAAAGATGTAGTTTTGATAAAAGTTAGTGATGCTGGAATAAGCCAAACCCAAATAAATGAGTTTGTAGAGGGACCATTTATTATAAATAAAGAGCCACATCCATTAACAAATAAATCAATACCTTTAATACCTTGCCAAGAGTATGGAGGAATTATAGAAGAAGTTGGTGAAAATGTGGATAGAAATCTTATAGGCAAGCAGGTGGCAGTTTTGCCTCTTATATCTTGTGGTAAATGTGAATATTGCAAAAGTGGTAAAGAACATCTTTGCGATAAAATGGCATATCATGGACTATTAGGTGCAGATGGTGGATTTTGTGAATATAGTGTAGTTAATAAAAACAATATTATTGAAATTGAAAAAAGAGAGCTTTTAACTTTTATAGAGCCGATTTTAGTAGGAATACATGCAGCAAATCAAGCTAAAAGATTTTTTGATCTTAAAGATAAAAATATTTTAATTTTAGGTGCTGGAGCTGTTGGAATTAGTGTTGCTTCAGTATTTAAAGATTTTTTCAAAGCAAATATTGAGATAAACGATATTTTAGAAGCAAGATTAAAAAGAGCAAAAAAAGCTGGTTTTAAAGCAGTAAAAAAAGATGAGATTTCTAAAAAATATGATATGGTAATAGATGCAGCCGGAATAGATACACTTATAGAAATACCTGCATTTATTGAGGGACAAAATTATTTAAAAAAAGGCTCTGCCCTTTTAAATATCGGTACATATTTTCATCCTATAAAACTTATACCTTCCAATTTGCTTTTAAAAGAGCAGTGTATTATTGAATCTATTACTTATAACTCAAATGATGTAAAAATTTTGCCAGAAGTTTTAAAAACTATAAAAACTGATTTTAAAATTTTTTTAGATTTTATTGATTTGAAAAATATAATAGAAGATGGATATTACAGAGCCGAAGTTGATAAAGAGAGTTTTACAAGAATAGTAGTGAGGTCTTAGTATGATCAAAGAGCTTGAAATTTTGCTTTCAAAAATATTAAATGATGAGATAAATATAGTTGAAAAAAAGGAATTTGATTTTAAAAAATATAAAAAATTTTTTCCTATAAATAAAAATTTTATATTTACATACAAAAAAGAGATAGATCCAAAATTTTTATATGAAATAAAACTGTTTTTATCAAACTTTCTTTTAAAATATGAAAAAACTATAGAAGATTTAAAAAAACTAAAAATTTTGCAAAAAGAGTTGGAAAATATTTTAAATTCTAATGAATTATTATTTTCAAAAAAAGGAAGTATTGAAGACTCTTTTTCTTTTTTAAAAGATTCGAACATAAATTTTGTAATTTTTGAAAATCATGAAATACTTTTTAATAGTGGAATTGATAAGTTCACTATTAATACCACTTTAAAAAAATTAAAAAAAGTTGATGAAATCTCTTTTTCCATAGGAGAAGGAGAACTATATGCTTTAAAGATAGGATTTTATACAATTATTTTAAAAAAAGAGCAACAAATAGATACATTTTTAAAAAAAGTTATAAAATCAAGGCTTCTTTGGCTAAATGCATTATATGAAGCAAAAATGCTCTATGAAATAGATAAATTAACAGGTCTTTATACAAGAAGTAAATTTTTAGAAGATATTGATAGTTTTCAAAATAGCTCTTTTTTGTTTATAAATATAAAAAATTTTAAATCAATAAATGAACTCTATACAAACTATATTGGTGATATAATATTAAAAGAGCTATCTGAAAAATTTAAGAAAATTTTTAAAGAATCAAAAATATATAGAATCTATGGTGATAGATTTGCAATAGTTTTTAAAAATGATCATTTAAATGAAATATTAGATAATTTTTCAAAAGAAATAGATAAAAAGTTAATGATATACAATAAAAAAACAAAAGAGTATATCCAGCCAAAGCTTGATTTTGAAATTATTGTATTTAAAAATTATATAGATGAGATATTAGAAATCTCAAATCTATCATTTAAAAAATGTAAAAAGAAGATTTCTTTTTATGATAAAGATATTGAGCCTATTTTAAAAGAGGAGATTGAGTATTTTAAAATTTTAATTGATGCTCTTGAAAATGATAAAATAGTTCCATTTTTCCAAAGAATAATAGACAAAAAAACGGCTAAAACACTATATTTTGAAGCACTTTTAAGAATAGTAGTAGATGAAAAAATATTTTCTCCTATAAAGTTTATTGAAATTGCTAAAAACAAAGGTTTATATAAAAAACTAAATTATAAAATGATTGAAAAATCAATAGATGCAATAAAAAAATTATCAAAAAAAATATCTATCAATATTGATATTTATGATATTTTACAAGAAGATATTACAGATTTTATTAAAACTCTTATAAAAGAGAAAAATATTAACCCAAAAAATATCCAGTTTGAAATTTTAGAGACTGAAGATATTTATGAATATATTGAAGAGGTTAAAAATTTTATTAAAAAAATAAAAGATATTGGATGTAGTATCGCTCTTGATGATTTTGGAAAAGGTTATTCAAATTTTTCTGTTCTAAAAGATTTTAATATCGATAATCTTAAAATTGATATGAGTTTGACAAAAAACATTGATACAGATAAAGACTCCTTTACAATACTAAAAACTATAGTAGAATTTGCTAATCTTTTAAATATAAAAACAACAGCTGAAGGTGTAGGAAATGAAAAAATATATAAAAAATTATTAGAAACAAAAGTGGATTTTTTGCAAGGATTTTATATTGAAAAGCCAAAACCGCTTCATGAAATTATTAAGCAATAATCTTTTTTAATCTATCTAAAAAAACTCTTTGGCTTTTTACTATCTTCTCATAAGCTTTATCGATATCAAACCATTTAGCCTTATCAACTTCTGGAAATTTTTTAATTTTACCAGAATTTGGAGGCCACTCTATTTCAAAAAAATTTGATTTAATATCTGTATCAATATCTTTGTTTATTGCAAATATATGGATAATCTTATTTGAAGTTTTAGCATCTTTTAAATCAATAAAATCTCCATCTATTTTTTTACCTGTCTCTTCAAAAAACTCTCTTTTTGCTGCTTCAAGCAAGCTCTCATCTTCCTTAATCTCGCCTTTTGGAATACTCCATGCACCACTATCTCTTTTTGCCCAAAAAGGTCCTCCCATATGAACTAAAAAGACTTTTAATTTATTATTCTCTTTTTTAAATGGTAAAATACCCGCACTGATTTTCATAAATCTTCCTAAAGGCGATATATGGATATTATACAAGCAATTATATTTGGAATAGTTGAAGGATTGACAGAATTTTTGCCTGTATCTTCTACGGGACATATGATTTTAGCATCTAAGCTAATGGGAATTGAACAAACATCTTTTCAAAAAAGTTTTGAAGTTATTATTCAACTTGGCTCAATTTTAGCTGTAGTATATGCCTTTAAAGATAAAATCTTTCATAATCTAAATTTATGGAAAAAATTGATTGTAGGTTTTATTCCAACAGGAATTTTAGGATTTACTTTATATAAAATTATAAAATCTCTATTTGCTCCATCAACTGTTGCCTATATGCTTGTAATTGGTGGGGTTATTTTTTTATTAGTAGAATATTTTTATAAAGAGAAAGAGCATCATATAGAAAATGTTGAAAATGTCTCTTATATACAAGCATTTTTAATAGGAATTTTTCAATCTTTTGCTATGATTCCTGGAACTTCACGAAGCGGAGCCACTATTATAGGTGGTTTATTAATTGGTTTAAAAAGAAAAGCTGCAGCTGAATTTAGCTTTTTACTTGCAGTACCTACAATGTTTGCTGCAACTGGATATGATATTTTAAAACATTTCAATGAATTTGAACTATCAAATATTACTGCTCTTACTGTAGGGTTTTTGACCTCATTTTTTGTAGCTTTAATAATCATAAAATGGTTTTTAAATTTCATAAAAAAACATACATTTATTCCTTTTGGAATTTATAGAATTATAATCGGGCTTCTTTTTATAAATTTTGTATTATGAAGCATTTAAAAATTTTTTTCAAAATAGTTTAATCCACCAAGTAAATATATTTTTGCCTTTTGATTAAAAATATCAGATTTCACTGCTGCCTCTTTTGCTTTAGCCGCTGCTAAATCAGCAATTGAGCGGCTTAGCTCATCTGCACTTGAGAGCTGATTTTCAAATCTTCCAAGAGTTAGTTTGAAATACTCCCTTCTTGATTTAACTTCAGCTTTTATGCTTAATAGTTTTATTTTTAAAGCATTTAAATCTATATATGCATTTTTTATATCGTTTTTTACCCTCTCTTTATAATCATTTAGCTCTATAGTTTTAGCTAAAGTTTTTATTTTTGCAGCCTCAAGTGTGTTTTTATCTGAAAATCCATTAAAAATATTATATTTTATAACTGCACCTATATAGCTTTTATCTGCATTTGTATATCCATCCCCATTCAATCTTAAACTATCACCTTGTTTTTTAAATGAGAGAGTTAAAGCTATTTGTGGATAAAATTTGCTTTTTATTATTTTCTCATCCATTTTATCCATTAAAAGAGCCTTTTTTATAGATAAAATATCTTCTCTTTGATTTAAAGCAGTATCTATAAGTTTTTCTCTATTTGGTATTTTGATATCAATTAAATTTTCAATATCTTTTATTTTCGAATTTAACAGATATGAAAGAGTATTTAAAAGTTTTTTAATCTCGCTTTTTGTTTTTATGATTTGAGCATCAATATCATACTTTTTAGCTTCAATATTATAAACTTCAGAGGGAGCTATAAGGCCTTTTTCATAAAAAGCTTCTGCTTTTTTTAAGGCTAAATTTATAGCCTCTTTTGCTTTTTTTTGAGCTTTTAGAGCCTCTTTTAAAGAAAATATAGCACTATAAAGTTTTGTTGTTTGTAGATATAGATTTCTTTTTATATCCATTTTTTGAAGTTTTGCCCTTTCATAATTTAATCTCTCTTTATCTATCAAAGAAGTTATAGCAAAACCGCTAAATAGTGGATAAGTTAAACTAATTTCTCCTTGAAAATTATCTTTTTTTCCAACCTGCAAAGCTGATGTCGGAGTTAATGGCATATGCATATACATAGTAGGTGTCTCTTTAAGCCTAACTGCCTGCAAAGATGCATCAATACTAAAAAGATTTTTCCCCTCTTTTGCTTTAAGCATTTTTTTAGCCGATTTTACAAGATAGTTAGCTCTTTTTATAGTTAAAGAGTTATCTACTTTTTTTATAATTTCAAAATAGTCTTCACCAAAAAGAGTAGCACTGAAAAATAAAAATAAAATTATGCTATATCTCATTTTCTATCCTTTCTTTTATATTCTTAAATCTTACAAACAAAAGCATTACAAAAATTGTTCCAAAAATCCCCCAATATCCTGCATGCATAAATGTATTGTAAAAACCATAATTAAAACTCATAAACTCTTCATAATTTCCAAAAACAATTCTAATTTGCTCCCAGCCAATTCCTGCTAAATTTTGCATTTTATGAAGAAAATTATCAACATATTCATAATTTTGAATCTCATTCATCCTTAAAAAGTGCATATTTTTAAAATATTCCATATTGTTTGTAGCAAGTGCCGTTCCAAAACTTCCACCAACAAATCTAAAATAATCCATCAAAACAATTGCAAGCTCTCCTTTTTCTTTTGGAGCATTTTGAAGCACCATTACAGTTACAGGAGCAAAAAATAGCCCCATACCTATTCCAAATGGGATTGTTAAAAGCATAGCTTGATGAATAGGTGTATAATAATTAAGCTGAGGCAATAAAATTATAGATGTGCTTACATAAAAAAAAGCTGCAATAGCTACCGTTTTTTTAGCTCCTATTTTATCAGCAAGCATTCCAGCAAGGGGAGAAAAGATTCCAATAAATACAGCAAATGCAAAAACAGCAATTCCGGCATCTAAAGTTGGTAGCATCTTAATTTTCTCATAATATATTGGTAGAAGATAGAAATATTGATACATAGAAAAGCCAAGAATAAAAAAATAGATCATCATTCCATTGCTAAAAACAGGATTTTTAAATAGAGAAAAGTCTATCAGTTTATATTTAGAATGAATTTCGCTTAAAGCATATAATAAAAAGCCAATAATTGAACAAAATAGTAAAATCCCTATAAAAGAGCTGCTAAACCAGCCAAACTGTTGCCCTTTAGATAGCATTATCAAAAGCGAAACGGTAGCAAAACTAAGAAACAAAAAACTAATAAAGTTAAATTTTAACTTTTCAAAAAGAGTCTCTTTTGGCAAAAAAATGATTCCTGAAATTAATAGCAATATTCCAACCGGAACATTGATAAAAAAGACC
Coding sequences:
- a CDS encoding EAL domain-containing protein produces the protein MRHIYKVLAILIAFISILIVYLYISTFTIEKGLTNKLNTLFLKHVKDTANNINLFIKNYYANNLYQELKEDKKLRDFLQNALTLSVSYPNRYVYILYRDKKGKYRYLLDGSKEDKGEFDQKLDVDKKEWDLVYKTKKDKVIQHRNSEFLYITYLKPIVKNGNVDGIIAIDFTSDFPKTISDILSPLKQIFSYIFITFFIIFLILIYQFYLYYKTKKLAIIDPLTEAYNRTYLRDFLNSFDPNKYSILMVDIDHFKKINDNYGHKVGDIVLREFSTIVKRILRDSDIIIRYGGEEFLIFLNKENSSIDPIKIAERIRETFEKTSFNINKKNRINITVSIGVISYPEKYKKVTDAIKKADEMLYIAKKSGRNKIIQDENSNFIKIVDKDINFVKEAIEENRIILHYQPIYDIINNKIKSYEALVRLIDTDGTVIYPNSFLRQIAFTTVYNNLTKKILEIVFETIKKTQKTISINLNFSDIQDNKIFNIIENEIKKNIKLANYLIIELLENEALSEEKNLSNKLLKLKKYGVNIAIDDFGSGYSNFGIFRYLPIDILKIDGSLIKEINSSKISFSIVNSIVFFAKEANIEIVAEFVENENILNTLKNLNIKYAQGYLLGKPQPQIIG
- a CDS encoding alcohol dehydrogenase catalytic domain-containing protein, whose protein sequence is MLALRFYGQRDIRLENIPKPKPKKDVVLIKVSDAGISQTQINEFVEGPFIINKEPHPLTNKSIPLIPCQEYGGIIEEVGENVDRNLIGKQVAVLPLISCGKCEYCKSGKEHLCDKMAYHGLLGADGGFCEYSVVNKNNIIEIEKRELLTFIEPILVGIHAANQAKRFFDLKDKNILILGAGAVGISVASVFKDFFKANIEINDILEARLKRAKKAGFKAVKKDEISKKYDMVIDAAGIDTLIEIPAFIEGQNYLKKGSALLNIGTYFHPIKLIPSNLLLKEQCIIESITYNSNDVKILPEVLKTIKTDFKIFLDFIDLKNIIEDGYYRAEVDKESFTRIVVRS
- a CDS encoding GGDEF domain-containing phosphodiesterase, whose translation is MIKELEILLSKILNDEINIVEKKEFDFKKYKKFFPINKNFIFTYKKEIDPKFLYEIKLFLSNFLLKYEKTIEDLKKLKILQKELENILNSNELLFSKKGSIEDSFSFLKDSNINFVIFENHEILFNSGIDKFTINTTLKKLKKVDEISFSIGEGELYALKIGFYTIILKKEQQIDTFLKKVIKSRLLWLNALYEAKMLYEIDKLTGLYTRSKFLEDIDSFQNSSFLFINIKNFKSINELYTNYIGDIILKELSEKFKKIFKESKIYRIYGDRFAIVFKNDHLNEILDNFSKEIDKKLMIYNKKTKEYIQPKLDFEIIVFKNYIDEILEISNLSFKKCKKKISFYDKDIEPILKEEIEYFKILIDALENDKIVPFFQRIIDKKTAKTLYFEALLRIVVDEKIFSPIKFIEIAKNKGLYKKLNYKMIEKSIDAIKKLSKKISINIDIYDILQEDITDFIKTLIKEKNINPKNIQFEILETEDIYEYIEEVKNFIKKIKDIGCSIALDDFGKGYSNFSVLKDFNIDNLKIDMSLTKNIDTDKDSFTILKTIVEFANLLNIKTTAEGVGNEKIYKKLLETKVDFLQGFYIEKPKPLHEIIKQ
- a CDS encoding NUDIX domain-containing protein, translated to MKISAGILPFKKENNKLKVFLVHMGGPFWAKRDSGAWSIPKGEIKEDESLLEAAKREFFEETGKKIDGDFIDLKDAKTSNKIIHIFAINKDIDTDIKSNFFEIEWPPNSGKIKKFPEVDKAKWFDIDKAYEKIVKSQRVFLDRLKKIIA
- a CDS encoding undecaprenyl-diphosphate phosphatase, which encodes MDIIQAIIFGIVEGLTEFLPVSSTGHMILASKLMGIEQTSFQKSFEVIIQLGSILAVVYAFKDKIFHNLNLWKKLIVGFIPTGILGFTLYKIIKSLFAPSTVAYMLVIGGVIFLLVEYFYKEKEHHIENVENVSYIQAFLIGIFQSFAMIPGTSRSGATIIGGLLIGLKRKAAAEFSFLLAVPTMFAATGYDILKHFNEFELSNITALTVGFLTSFFVALIIIKWFLNFIKKHTFIPFGIYRIIIGLLFINFVL
- a CDS encoding TolC family protein translates to MRYSIILFLFFSATLFGEDYFEIIKKVDNSLTIKRANYLVKSAKKMLKAKEGKNLFSIDASLQAVRLKETPTMYMHMPLTPTSALQVGKKDNFQGEISLTYPLFSGFAITSLIDKERLNYERAKLQKMDIKRNLYLQTTKLYSAIFSLKEALKAQKKAKEAINLALKKAEAFYEKGLIAPSEVYNIEAKKYDIDAQIIKTKSEIKKLLNTLSYLLNSKIKDIENLIDIKIPNREKLIDTALNQREDILSIKKALLMDKMDEKIIKSKFYPQIALTLSFKKQGDSLRLNGDGYTNADKSYIGAVIKYNIFNGFSDKNTLEAAKIKTLAKTIELNDYKERVKNDIKNAYIDLNALKIKLLSIKAEVKSRREYFKLTLGRFENQLSSADELSRSIADLAAAKAKEAAVKSDIFNQKAKIYLLGGLNYFEKNF
- a CDS encoding DHA2 family efflux MFS transporter permease subunit is translated as MTNDSMTNDLMSNNKNPWDITPAQRAIFSIIVMTGAFMAILDTTVVDVIVPKLTGPLATDMYGVQWIITSYMIAAAIGLLITEWLIKNYGAKQIFLAGVALFGAASFACGIANTLEEMIIFRVIQGVGEAFIMVTSHIMIFSYFPPHQQGLAMGIFGLGVSFAPALGPTIGGYLTEFYNWRMVFFINVPVGILLLISGIIFLPKETLFEKLKFNFISFLFLSFATVSLLIMLSKGQQFGWFSSSFIGILLFCSIIGFLLYALSEIHSKYKLIDFSLFKNPVFSNGMMIYFFILGFSMYQYFYLLPIYYEKIKMLPTLDAGIAVFAFAVFIGIFSPLAGMLADKIGAKKTVAIAAFFYVSTSIILLPQLNYYTPIHQAMLLTIPFGIGMGLFFAPVTVMVLQNAPKEKGELAIVLMDYFRFVGGSFGTALATNNMEYFKNMHFLRMNEIQNYEYVDNFLHKMQNLAGIGWEQIRIVFGNYEEFMSFNYGFYNTFMHAGYWGIFGTIFVMLLFVRFKNIKERIENEI